A window of the Lentisphaera araneosa HTCC2155 genome harbors these coding sequences:
- the dbpA gene encoding ATP-dependent RNA helicase DbpA, producing MSSKDFASLPLSEDLIKNVASLGYEEMTEIQELSLPAILDGKDLIAQAKTGTGKTAAFGLGVLSKLVLDDYRIQVLILCPTRELCEQVSKAIRDLARMMPNIKLLSLGGGMPFRPQMKSVAHGAHIVVGTPGRILKHLNKSSLSLDHVRTLVLDEADRMLDMGFQDEIDAIIDQTNKQRQTLLFSATYPKKIATIAKRVMKDPLRIELDSQVHEESTIEQHFYKVTSESQRLLGLQLLLDKFKSESAVVFCNTKQEAKDICKDLSKVGFSTLALHGDLEQKDRQENLVRFANKSVAVLVATDVAARGLDIDSIDLVINYHISRDFEVHVHRIGRTGRAGKNGIACSLHSQKEAHKISLLQEFLGQEIESETLPDRSVLKELKYRPQMSCLKILFGKKQKLRAGNLLGALTGEKGLKGDQVGKMHIFDYYSYVAIERQSVNHALKILRDDKWKGRAYKCMLIR from the coding sequence ATGAGTTCAAAAGACTTTGCCTCGCTGCCGCTTTCGGAAGACTTAATCAAAAACGTGGCTTCTTTGGGTTATGAGGAAATGACCGAGATTCAAGAGCTCAGTTTGCCCGCAATTCTCGATGGCAAAGACCTCATTGCTCAAGCTAAAACGGGAACGGGCAAAACGGCCGCCTTCGGCTTAGGAGTTTTATCAAAGCTCGTTTTAGACGATTATAGAATTCAGGTCTTAATCTTGTGTCCGACACGCGAATTATGTGAGCAGGTTTCTAAAGCCATTCGCGATTTGGCACGAATGATGCCCAATATTAAATTATTGAGTTTGGGTGGGGGCATGCCTTTTCGCCCGCAAATGAAATCTGTTGCTCATGGAGCTCACATTGTGGTGGGAACACCTGGTAGAATTTTGAAGCACCTCAATAAATCCTCTTTATCTTTGGATCATGTTAGAACTTTAGTTTTAGACGAGGCGGATCGCATGTTGGATATGGGTTTTCAAGACGAAATTGATGCCATTATTGATCAGACAAACAAACAGCGCCAGACTTTGTTATTTTCGGCAACTTACCCGAAGAAAATTGCGACGATCGCAAAGCGTGTGATGAAAGACCCTCTTCGCATTGAGTTGGATTCCCAGGTCCATGAAGAAAGTACAATTGAACAACATTTTTATAAGGTGACGAGCGAGAGCCAGCGTTTACTTGGCCTTCAGCTGCTCTTGGATAAGTTTAAATCTGAATCTGCGGTCGTTTTTTGTAACACCAAGCAAGAGGCAAAAGATATTTGTAAAGACCTTTCGAAAGTAGGTTTTAGTACTTTGGCTTTGCATGGTGACTTGGAACAAAAGGATCGCCAGGAAAACTTAGTTCGCTTTGCCAATAAAAGTGTGGCGGTTTTAGTGGCAACGGATGTAGCTGCACGAGGTTTGGATATTGATTCCATAGACTTGGTGATTAACTATCATATTTCACGTGACTTTGAGGTGCATGTTCATCGTATAGGGCGAACAGGACGGGCTGGGAAAAATGGCATTGCCTGCTCGCTACACAGTCAAAAAGAAGCGCACAAGATCTCTTTGCTCCAAGAATTTTTGGGACAAGAAATTGAGAGTGAAACTTTGCCTGATAGGTCTGTATTAAAAGAACTTAAATATCGCCCTCAGATGTCCTGCCTGAAAATACTCTTTGGTAAAAAGCAGAAATTACGTGCAGGTAATCTTCTAGGGGCGCTCACAGGGGAAAAAGGTCTCAAGGGAGATCAGGTCGGTAAAATGCATATCTTTGATTACTATTCCTACGTGGCGATTGAACGTCAATCGGTGAATCATGCTTTGAAGATTTTGCGAGATGATAAATGGAAAGGGCGTGCGTATAAATGCATGCTGATTCGCTAA
- a CDS encoding PQQ-binding-like beta-propeller repeat protein — MIKHFVKKLTLLSTLSLLPLAADSEANSWPMSGGPEGNWQVTTDQHVPTEWSVRTGKNVKWRTELPEGGQSGIAVWGDKLFLTINPELDTPPFDQITSDLDKAQKAYDTHKELVINKIKDAPTYLEKTTALSQAQKTWDDFFAKRSKKMPKNQIERSRKRLLSSTDEGKALRKAEHNVRVFIHNSDKQLKALDAELSKNLKYFKTTGSSPDITLICLDSNNGKILWQKPVKGLMSSGYHYGFSDSTTPCPTSDGKHVWAINASGGMACFDLEGNEVWSRTWMPTGGRPFNKQFDSIMTASSILNVEPPEKGDTTRNPEWNYIRALDKTTGKTLWVCKDAITHYNAPVLGKMADGTQAVLIGRGGPHGVPERPVGLSMVSLDSKNAGEILWQWEPKDDNKTSGWGALSTQHWDKGRAYWFNNPAQISHISIDSTTGKEINQLPLNTMDRYIYDTETSKYKVELNSELRRQDQSRHCNIIVGDHALYLMRYAPFVVRHNTKTGKTEALELPTELIREKGKDDQWLYQTKEMNDGLNSKGQRHAGDSRTRGDGFQKCFLGSPTAVNGKVYFTSALGLTYVIDAKAPVLNKKALIAVNDLGAKGKTWTVGSLSYANGKIYHRDLKAVICVE; from the coding sequence ATGATCAAACATTTCGTCAAAAAACTTACATTACTCAGTACCTTATCTCTCTTGCCTCTAGCAGCCGATTCAGAGGCCAATTCTTGGCCAATGTCAGGAGGCCCTGAAGGAAACTGGCAAGTCACGACAGATCAACACGTACCAACTGAGTGGTCCGTACGCACAGGTAAAAATGTTAAATGGCGCACAGAACTTCCCGAAGGTGGCCAGAGCGGCATCGCGGTTTGGGGTGATAAATTATTTTTAACGATTAACCCAGAATTAGACACTCCCCCCTTTGATCAAATCACCAGTGATTTAGATAAAGCTCAAAAAGCCTATGATACTCATAAAGAACTTGTCATTAATAAAATCAAAGATGCCCCTACTTATCTTGAAAAAACGACTGCTTTAAGCCAAGCCCAAAAAACATGGGATGATTTCTTTGCTAAGCGTAGTAAAAAAATGCCTAAAAACCAAATTGAACGCAGTCGTAAACGTTTACTCTCATCCACTGATGAAGGTAAAGCATTAAGAAAAGCAGAACATAATGTTCGTGTTTTTATACATAATTCAGACAAGCAGCTCAAAGCTTTGGATGCCGAATTATCAAAAAATTTAAAGTATTTTAAAACAACTGGCTCAAGCCCCGACATCACTCTAATTTGTCTTGATAGTAACAATGGCAAAATTCTTTGGCAAAAGCCTGTCAAAGGTCTCATGTCGAGCGGTTATCACTACGGCTTCAGTGACTCAACAACTCCTTGCCCCACATCTGATGGCAAACATGTTTGGGCCATTAATGCGAGTGGAGGCATGGCCTGCTTTGATCTCGAAGGCAATGAAGTTTGGTCTCGCACTTGGATGCCCACAGGCGGCCGTCCCTTTAATAAACAGTTTGACTCCATCATGACAGCAAGCTCTATCCTTAATGTTGAGCCACCTGAAAAAGGCGACACAACACGTAATCCAGAATGGAATTATATTCGTGCTCTAGACAAAACGACGGGCAAAACTCTTTGGGTCTGCAAAGATGCCATCACTCATTATAATGCGCCTGTTCTTGGGAAAATGGCTGATGGAACTCAAGCTGTACTCATTGGCCGTGGTGGACCTCATGGTGTTCCAGAGCGTCCCGTCGGACTCAGTATGGTGAGTCTTGATAGTAAAAATGCCGGTGAGATCCTTTGGCAGTGGGAGCCCAAGGACGACAATAAAACCTCTGGCTGGGGTGCTCTGTCCACTCAACATTGGGATAAAGGCAGAGCCTACTGGTTTAACAACCCAGCTCAAATATCTCATATCTCAATTGATTCCACTACTGGCAAAGAAATCAATCAGCTTCCACTCAACACAATGGATCGTTACATTTACGATACTGAAACTTCAAAGTATAAAGTCGAACTCAATTCTGAGCTCAGAAGGCAGGATCAATCGCGCCACTGCAACATCATTGTTGGTGACCATGCATTATACCTCATGCGCTATGCCCCCTTTGTCGTTCGTCACAATACTAAAACAGGAAAAACAGAAGCTTTAGAACTTCCCACAGAACTCATTCGTGAAAAGGGAAAAGATGATCAGTGGCTCTATCAAACAAAAGAAATGAATGATGGCTTAAACTCCAAGGGTCAACGTCATGCGGGCGATTCAAGAACTCGAGGTGATGGCTTCCAAAAATGCTTCTTAGGATCACCAACTGCAGTGAATGGCAAAGTTTATTTCACGAGTGCACTCGGTCTTACTTATGTGATTGATGCGAAAGCTCCAGTCTTAAACAAAAAAGCGCTTATTGCGGTAAATGATCTTGGTGCAAAAGGAAAAACTTGGACTGTAGGTTCTCTAAGTTATGCCAATGGAAAAATCTACCACCGTGACCTCAAGGCCGTTATTTGTGTAGAATAA
- a CDS encoding bifunctional metallophosphatase/5'-nucleotidase produces the protein MPYIHTAFTLIFLSLFCHADQSLLVLQTTDIHSAIYDEDSNAPTSWLRMSSALKKARAEHGSHNTLLIDCGDTIQGSLSGVFSRGETAIQMLNHLNYDAWVPGNHELDFGTQRFHELCNKTSIPVLSGNFEFTSKDAFQFQKYKVYQRANKKIIVIGMQASFLNYWSTGSQFSNCRVWSAKEELVKIMPKVLAENADLIILALHQGLAFRDSRKVNEVLEIAKLFPEIHLILGGHTHRDFPAQVLSNGVVYIQAGAHARSFANISVTFPENGSPQIESQLIPIDQKIPIDKEALAIVKKHYDQFLNRLNTPITQLDKNIKSGKVGINCEISHLIGHAILEASSADIAIHGRLSSRSLKAGRIGERELFSIIPYENDVFTAEVSPKDLQVIMQEQMQYQKSYTFNAPINFVYKVKADSIMLKAEHRNKKKLTLCFNSRVAASGGKRFPILKAIISRPGANLKEHPIKTREAVRKQLKEVIPVYEKTLIF, from the coding sequence ATGCCATACATACACACTGCTTTCACATTAATTTTCCTTAGTCTTTTTTGTCATGCTGATCAAAGCTTACTAGTCTTGCAAACAACGGATATCCATAGCGCTATTTACGACGAAGATTCTAATGCTCCCACTTCTTGGCTTCGCATGTCATCTGCACTAAAAAAAGCTCGTGCTGAACATGGGAGTCACAACACCTTACTCATCGATTGTGGCGACACCATCCAAGGCAGTCTCTCAGGAGTCTTTTCTCGAGGAGAAACGGCTATTCAAATGCTTAATCATCTTAACTATGATGCATGGGTACCCGGCAATCATGAACTCGACTTTGGTACACAGCGTTTTCATGAACTCTGTAATAAAACAAGTATCCCAGTACTGAGTGGCAACTTTGAGTTTACGTCCAAAGATGCATTTCAATTTCAAAAATATAAAGTTTACCAGCGTGCTAATAAGAAGATTATTGTCATTGGCATGCAGGCTTCATTTTTAAATTACTGGTCAACGGGAAGTCAATTTTCAAATTGTCGAGTTTGGAGTGCTAAAGAGGAATTAGTAAAGATCATGCCAAAAGTACTCGCAGAAAATGCAGACCTCATCATCTTGGCTCTTCACCAAGGACTCGCCTTTCGCGATAGTCGCAAAGTGAATGAAGTTCTTGAAATCGCCAAACTCTTCCCCGAAATTCATTTAATCCTTGGAGGTCACACACACCGAGACTTTCCTGCTCAAGTCCTTAGCAATGGAGTCGTCTACATCCAAGCTGGCGCCCATGCGAGAAGCTTTGCCAATATCAGTGTGACTTTCCCTGAAAATGGATCGCCACAGATAGAATCTCAACTCATCCCAATTGATCAAAAGATTCCAATTGACAAAGAAGCCTTAGCTATTGTGAAAAAGCATTATGATCAGTTTCTCAATCGGCTCAATACGCCTATCACTCAACTGGATAAAAACATTAAATCAGGGAAGGTCGGAATTAATTGCGAAATCAGTCACCTCATTGGCCACGCCATTTTAGAAGCCAGTTCTGCGGACATCGCAATTCACGGGCGCTTAAGTTCTAGGAGTTTAAAGGCTGGGCGAATTGGTGAACGTGAACTGTTTTCTATCATTCCCTATGAAAATGACGTATTCACTGCGGAAGTTAGCCCTAAAGATTTGCAAGTCATTATGCAGGAACAAATGCAGTATCAAAAATCATATACTTTTAACGCACCCATCAATTTTGTTTACAAAGTCAAAGCCGACTCCATTATGCTAAAAGCTGAACACAGGAATAAGAAAAAGCTGACTCTATGCTTCAATAGCCGTGTCGCTGCGAGTGGGGGTAAACGTTTCCCCATTTTGAAAGCGATTATTTCACGCCCAGGTGCCAACTTAAAAGAACACCCCATAAAAACTCGCGAGGCAGTTCGCAAACAACTCAAAGAAGTGATACCCGTTTATGAAAAAACGCTTATTTTCTAA
- a CDS encoding M28 family metallopeptidase, translating into MRFIFIVFLVLLTSCDEEAVSSRIDGEYCMALVQKQIDFGPRVLNSKAAKVTTEWIASEAKKAGWEVEIDEWTEKHRGKVNTYRNVICTLPGEGKDFILLGSHYDTKTIAGMPNFVSANDGGSSTALLIELMKHIPKGGKSVRMVHFDGEECEVNYAHNDGLHGSKRYASQLVLSGELRNCKAMILLDMIADKDLHIAIPANGDDSLKDLALEVAKKNNWSQHFSKGKTSVLDDHVPFVDLGVPAIDLIDFNYGPNNSYWHTEADTIEKLSPRSFEIVGEVTLQMLEKLR; encoded by the coding sequence ATGAGATTTATTTTTATAGTTTTTCTCGTCTTATTGACGAGTTGTGATGAAGAAGCTGTTTCATCACGTATTGATGGTGAGTACTGTATGGCTTTGGTTCAGAAACAAATTGATTTTGGTCCGAGGGTACTCAACTCCAAGGCGGCAAAAGTAACGACGGAATGGATTGCTTCGGAAGCCAAGAAAGCGGGTTGGGAAGTTGAGATTGATGAGTGGACCGAGAAGCATCGCGGCAAAGTGAACACTTATAGAAATGTTATTTGTACCTTGCCAGGGGAAGGTAAAGATTTCATTTTATTGGGCTCACATTATGATACTAAAACGATTGCAGGGATGCCAAACTTTGTAAGTGCGAATGATGGTGGATCCAGCACAGCTCTTCTCATTGAGCTAATGAAGCACATACCCAAGGGCGGAAAGTCAGTCCGCATGGTTCATTTTGATGGTGAGGAATGTGAAGTTAATTATGCTCACAACGATGGTTTGCATGGGAGTAAACGCTACGCATCTCAGCTAGTTTTGAGTGGAGAATTGAGAAACTGCAAAGCGATGATTCTTTTGGATATGATTGCCGATAAAGATCTGCACATTGCGATTCCCGCAAATGGGGATGATAGCTTAAAAGATTTAGCTTTAGAAGTAGCGAAGAAAAATAATTGGTCCCAACATTTCTCTAAGGGTAAAACGTCAGTTCTTGACGACCATGTTCCCTTTGTCGACTTAGGTGTTCCGGCCATAGACTTGATTGATTTTAATTATGGCCCTAACAATTCATACTGGCACACTGAAGCAGATACAATTGAAAAACTATCTCCCCGCAGTTTTGAGATCGTCGGTGAAGTCACCCTGCAAATGCTAGAAAAACTCCGTTAA
- a CDS encoding tetratricopeptide repeat protein: MFSKFLILIFTSTLALADASFGQLSKEANDFRKEKKYDSAIQSYNKALESAINDNQKLVCLFFIADILYTQEQYEKSIETFQQVIDLAKQQDKINHARINTSILRQANAYKRLNKAEEAIELLSVLIKSGHAPETMIQSAKKEILHIAKANELEAPSFTEVNKTRPSTQEKDAVKDAPSESVQKPDPVPKADNKIYI; the protein is encoded by the coding sequence ATGTTCAGTAAATTTTTAATACTCATCTTCACCTCAACTCTCGCTTTAGCAGATGCTTCCTTTGGTCAGCTCAGCAAAGAAGCCAATGATTTTCGGAAAGAAAAAAAGTATGACTCCGCAATACAAAGTTATAATAAAGCGCTAGAATCAGCAATAAATGATAATCAAAAGTTAGTCTGTCTTTTCTTTATCGCCGACATTCTTTACACACAAGAACAGTATGAAAAATCTATCGAAACCTTTCAGCAAGTTATTGACTTAGCTAAGCAGCAAGACAAAATTAATCACGCTAGAATCAACACTTCGATTCTTAGACAAGCCAATGCTTATAAGCGCCTCAATAAAGCTGAAGAAGCGATTGAACTACTCAGCGTTCTTATAAAGAGTGGCCACGCTCCCGAAACGATGATTCAATCTGCGAAGAAAGAAATTTTACACATTGCTAAAGCCAATGAATTAGAAGCTCCAAGCTTTACAGAAGTGAATAAAACAAGGCCTTCAACCCAAGAGAAGGATGCTGTCAAAGACGCTCCTAGCGAGTCCGTACAGAAGCCTGATCCTGTGCCGAAAGCCGACAACAAAATTTATATTTAA
- the miaA gene encoding tRNA (adenosine(37)-N6)-dimethylallyltransferase MiaA — protein MKQLISILGPTASGKSSLAFSLAKKLQCPIISCDSMQIYRELDIGSAKPTPSELAEVKHHMVDELDIKETWTAAAFCKQAEEIRLDQENLPLVMAGGTGLYAKMFLYGADTLPSDKNLAQEIRERYEREGIANIYADLAKIDPSSAEKLKDNKRRLLRAFEAASLLNGPLPERSFAQETRFDCRQIVLMPSADLSRELIAKRCVEMLNEGWIEEGEKLIAKGLLNTPTAAQALGYKEIALHLNGELSREELQEKLTIKTCQYAKRQRTWFRNQHPGAEIFQYDSAESRQEVFTQILSQF, from the coding sequence ATGAAGCAACTGATTAGCATCCTTGGACCTACCGCCAGTGGCAAGAGCTCACTCGCTTTTTCCCTCGCTAAAAAACTCCAATGCCCCATCATTTCCTGCGATTCAATGCAGATCTATCGCGAGCTCGATATTGGCAGTGCTAAACCGACTCCAAGCGAATTAGCAGAAGTCAAACACCACATGGTGGACGAGCTCGATATTAAAGAAACTTGGACTGCCGCAGCGTTTTGTAAACAAGCTGAGGAAATTCGTCTCGATCAAGAAAACCTCCCTCTCGTCATGGCTGGTGGAACTGGACTCTACGCCAAAATGTTTCTTTATGGTGCTGACACCTTGCCCAGCGATAAAAACTTAGCTCAAGAAATTCGCGAACGCTACGAACGTGAAGGCATTGCTAATATCTATGCGGACCTCGCAAAAATCGACCCTTCGAGTGCTGAGAAATTAAAGGATAATAAGCGTAGACTCTTACGCGCCTTTGAAGCCGCATCTCTATTGAATGGACCTTTGCCAGAGAGAAGCTTTGCCCAAGAAACTCGATTTGACTGTCGACAAATTGTTCTCATGCCCAGTGCTGATTTGAGTCGCGAACTCATAGCTAAACGCTGCGTTGAAATGCTCAATGAAGGTTGGATTGAGGAAGGTGAGAAACTCATTGCCAAAGGCTTACTTAATACGCCAACTGCGGCACAAGCCCTCGGTTATAAAGAAATTGCCTTGCACCTCAATGGGGAGCTGAGCCGAGAAGAGCTTCAAGAAAAACTCACTATCAAAACCTGCCAATACGCCAAGCGTCAACGCACCTGGTTTCGCAATCAACATCCGGGTGCAGAAATTTTTCAGTATGATTCTGCAGAAAGCCGCCAAGAAGTTTTTACTCAAATTCTCTCACAATTTTAA
- the lspA gene encoding signal peptidase II, protein MPKTSLNREVILSRIKKLVSERLNELKVDFYGWPLILCASIIALDQITKVMTIQATPYSPRLIREIIPGFFNLVHYRNLGAAWGMGSSHTNILAIISFVAFFAILFEFPKLCEKRKINFLAISMMLGGIMGNGIDRAFRPEGVVDMVEVFIPFVYKEGWYRFPAFNIADSAICVSVFIYIIASLKAPKAPAKVDEATD, encoded by the coding sequence TTGCCAAAGACTTCACTGAATAGAGAAGTTATTCTGAGCCGCATCAAAAAATTAGTCTCCGAGAGACTCAATGAATTAAAGGTCGACTTTTATGGTTGGCCTTTAATCTTATGTGCTTCAATCATTGCCTTGGACCAAATTACCAAGGTCATGACTATCCAAGCAACGCCCTATTCCCCGCGCTTGATCCGAGAAATCATCCCTGGCTTTTTCAACCTCGTTCACTACCGTAACTTAGGTGCTGCTTGGGGTATGGGCAGTTCTCATACTAATATCTTAGCCATCATTTCTTTTGTGGCCTTCTTCGCCATACTTTTTGAATTTCCAAAACTCTGCGAAAAGCGCAAAATCAATTTCTTAGCCATCTCAATGATGCTCGGCGGTATCATGGGCAATGGTATTGATCGTGCTTTCCGTCCCGAGGGCGTAGTGGATATGGTCGAAGTATTTATCCCCTTCGTCTACAAAGAGGGTTGGTATCGCTTCCCTGCATTTAATATTGCCGATAGCGCCATTTGCGTTTCCGTTTTCATTTATATCATTGCCTCTCTCAAAGCTCCTAAAGCTCCCGCGAAAGTAGATGAAGCAACTGATTAG
- a CDS encoding TraR/DksA family transcriptional regulator — protein sequence MSTRKPTQVDIQLDLPRYRGNKKQRYEQLLALRAQLVDQVSMLNGVNLQVERNAGEDGGDVGSDNFMREINLNVMSDEGIKVQLVQQAIERLDEGKYGRCVDCRDDIPEARLDAIPYAKLCVACKETRESQGVTNFTNNTVAKDFTE from the coding sequence ATGTCTACACGCAAACCTACACAAGTTGATATCCAATTAGATCTTCCCAGATACCGTGGGAATAAAAAACAACGCTATGAGCAACTCCTTGCTCTCAGAGCACAACTCGTAGATCAAGTCTCTATGTTAAACGGTGTCAACCTTCAGGTAGAAAGAAACGCTGGTGAAGATGGCGGCGACGTCGGTTCTGACAACTTCATGCGCGAAATCAACCTCAATGTAATGAGTGATGAAGGCATCAAAGTTCAACTCGTTCAACAAGCTATCGAAAGACTTGACGAAGGTAAGTATGGTCGTTGTGTCGATTGCCGTGACGATATTCCTGAAGCACGCCTCGATGCAATTCCTTACGCAAAACTTTGTGTTGCATGTAAAGAAACACGCGAATCTCAAGGCGTAACAAACTTCACAAACAACACGGTTGCCAAAGACTTCACTGAATAG
- the zwf gene encoding glucose-6-phosphate dehydrogenase, whose product MNKPVSVVIMGASGNLALTKLLPSLYTLYTSGALPAQFTISGYARTGMTHEEFRAKVKANLMDSVEETQLVESLVNTFISKIFYHAGNYGSVEDFGQLKTELDEVNAEFGDDIKRVFYLSIPPAVFEPVINSLRESNLVEKGNLDHFVVVEKPFGYDTDSARELNATIEQTFDESQVCRIDHYLGKEAIQNLMVMRFANIIFEPVWNRNYIESVTISWEEDKAIGDRGGYFDDAGIIRDVIQNHLLQILALVAMEQPSELTSDEIASEKNRVLRKITPFKAEDVVVGQYTDGVCSGRSVNSYRDEPGVPKDSMRDTFAAVRCEINNQRWSGVPFVVKAGKAMTKSCTEIIIQFKDVVGSIFANQPHHANKLVIRVQPEAGMIFNITNKVPGKGMVLKDVKMDFTYNSGFDVAMPGAYERLLLDAINGDKSLFISYDELIQSWELFTPILKKIDAGENEVHFYRAGTSGPEEADFK is encoded by the coding sequence ATGAATAAACCCGTTTCAGTGGTGATCATGGGTGCATCAGGGAATTTGGCTTTAACAAAATTGTTGCCAAGTTTGTACACATTATATACATCTGGGGCTTTGCCAGCTCAGTTCACAATTTCAGGGTATGCCCGTACAGGTATGACTCACGAAGAGTTTCGTGCCAAAGTCAAAGCTAATTTAATGGATAGCGTTGAAGAGACTCAATTAGTCGAATCACTCGTCAACACCTTTATTAGCAAGATTTTTTACCATGCAGGTAACTATGGTTCAGTCGAAGACTTTGGTCAGCTCAAAACCGAGTTGGATGAAGTCAATGCTGAATTTGGCGACGATATCAAGCGCGTTTTTTACCTTTCTATTCCTCCAGCTGTATTCGAGCCAGTTATTAACTCACTTCGCGAAAGTAACTTAGTTGAAAAAGGTAACCTTGATCACTTTGTTGTTGTAGAGAAGCCTTTTGGTTACGATACAGATTCGGCTCGTGAACTCAATGCAACGATTGAACAGACTTTTGACGAAAGCCAAGTTTGCCGTATTGACCACTACTTAGGTAAAGAAGCAATTCAAAACCTTATGGTTATGCGTTTCGCCAATATCATTTTTGAGCCCGTTTGGAACAGAAACTATATCGAATCAGTAACGATTAGCTGGGAAGAAGACAAAGCTATTGGTGATCGTGGCGGATATTTTGATGATGCAGGTATTATTCGCGACGTTATTCAAAACCACCTTTTACAAATTCTCGCACTTGTAGCAATGGAGCAGCCTTCTGAGTTGACTTCAGATGAAATCGCCAGTGAGAAAAATCGCGTTCTTCGCAAAATCACTCCTTTTAAAGCAGAAGATGTCGTGGTCGGTCAGTACACAGATGGTGTTTGTTCAGGTCGCTCAGTGAACTCTTACCGCGATGAGCCAGGTGTTCCAAAAGACTCCATGCGCGATACTTTTGCAGCTGTGCGTTGCGAAATTAATAATCAGCGTTGGAGCGGTGTGCCATTTGTTGTGAAAGCTGGTAAAGCTATGACGAAGAGCTGCACGGAAATTATTATTCAATTCAAAGATGTGGTGGGAAGTATTTTTGCTAATCAACCTCATCATGCCAACAAGCTCGTGATTCGTGTTCAGCCTGAAGCTGGTATGATTTTCAATATCACCAATAAAGTTCCTGGTAAAGGTATGGTCCTTAAAGATGTTAAAATGGACTTCACTTATAATAGTGGTTTCGATGTCGCTATGCCGGGTGCTTACGAAAGACTTTTACTTGATGCAATTAACGGTGATAAGAGTCTCTTTATTTCCTATGATGAGCTCATTCAGTCTTGGGAATTGTTTACGCCGATACTTAAGAAGATTGATGCAGGTGAAAATGAAGTTCATTTCTACCGTGCAGGAACTTCTGGTCCTGAGGAAGCTGACTTTAAATAG